TTTTATTGTCGCGCGAAACTGGGGCGTTGCCGTAAGCAGTTGAAAGTAAATGGATTGCTTGTCTAATCGAGATATTCGCCCTCGGGGCTATGAGCGGCATGTGGCTGTCAATAGCCCCCGCCCTCACGCCTCGGGCCTCTTAAGCCTCAGGGCTCCTAGCTCTCGGCCCTCGCAGGCCTCGGGCCTCCTAGGACTCAGGGCTCCTAGCCCTCGGCCCTATCAGGCCTCGGACATGCCAGAGCTTGTCTCGAAGTACTCCAGTATGGCGTTCTGGTCCAAGTCGCCGTGGCCCAGCGCTGCTGCACCCATGTAAATCTGCCGCGCCATTGTGCACAGCGGAGTGGGGACTTTGTTCTCCTCGGCCATGGCGGCAATCATCCTCAAATCCTTGAGCATGAGGTTCACCGTGAAGGTGGGCGAGTAGTCCTTGGCAATCATCGGGCTCGCCTTGTAGTCGAGAATCTTGGGAATGACGCTGGCCTTTAGGAAATCCACCATTGCCTCGGGGTCGAGGCCGGATTTAGTGCCCAGCGTGAGGGCCTCGGCGATGGCTGAGATGTGGATGGCGAAGATTTGATTGGTGACGAGTTTCATCTGCAGCCCCGCTCCGTTCGGACCAAAATGGTGCACGGCCTCGCCGATGGCATCGAGAACGTCGCGGTGTGCATCGAGCGCGGTTTTGTCACCCCCGGCGATGATCGCCAGGGTGCCGGCCTTGGCGTGGGGAACGCTCCCGCTCACCGGGGTGTCCAGGAAGTGGATGCCTTGTTTTTGGGCCTCATTTGCCACTCCCTGGCTGCCCTCGACCGTTATGGTGGAGAAATCGAAGCAGACGGCTCCTTCGGGTGCGGACGAGAGTGCACCAGTTTCACCAAGGTAGGCGGCCTCGACATGCGAAGTTTCGGGAACCGAGCTGCAAATTACGTCAACGCCGCTTGCAGCCTCGGCAGCGGTGGCGAAAATTTTTATGCCTGCCTTCTCTGCACGTGCTCTCGATTCGGGCGAGGGGTCATATCCATGAACCTCAAAGCCAGCCTTGGCCAGATTTGCCGCCATGGCACCGCCCATGTTCCCGAGACCCAGATAAGCCACTTTTTTTGCCATGATTTATTTCTCCTTGAGAATTGCGTAGTTCATCAGCTTTTGCGCTTTGGTTTCACCCCTGTAGCGTTGAGGTAGCCCTCGAATACGGCGTTAAAATCGGCCTGGCCAAAGCCAAGTGCGATGGCGGCAACGTATTGCTGCAGTGCGGTAACGCCAAGCGGAACGGGCACGCCCAAGTTGTTGGCTTCCTCGACGCTCAGGCCCATGTCTTTTTTGCTTAGTTCAACGGGTGCAATGACGTTCGAGTAGTCTCGGGCGGCCATGTCCGGGCCCTTATAGTTGAGTAGTTGTGGAACGGCGCTCCCTTGAAGAAAGTTCACCATTTTGCCTGCCTTGAGGCCCGCCTTCATCCCAAAGGCCAGCCCCTCGGCGATTCCGGCATGATGGATGTTCAGAATGTGGTTGGTCACGAGTTTCATGATGAGGCCGTTGCCCGAGGGCCCCATATAGGTAACGGATTTGCTGAAGGCCTCGAGAACACCTTGGTGTTTTTTAAGGGCCTTGACGTCGCCTCCCACAATGGCCGAGACCTGTTTTTTTTCAAGATGGGGGATGCTCCCGCTCACTGGGGCGTCGAGGAAAGCTATCCCTTTTTTTTTCGCGGCCCCGGCAGTTTCACGGGCCAGGTCAACAGAACTGGTCGATAGCTCGAAGATTACTGTGCCGCGGCGCAGGATTTTTAAAACTCCGCCCGAGCCGAGATAAGCATCATGCACGGCTGTTGGGGTCGGCAGTGAGCTGCAAACTACATCAGCGCCTTTCGCGGCTGCTGCGGGCGTTTTTGCGGTTTTGGCACCGTTTTTCCTCGCCCTCGACATGGCCCTGGCCGCGGGGTCGTAGCCGGTGACGTCGTAGCCTGCAGCTACTAAGTGTTTTGTCATCAGACCACCCATCTTACCGAGACCCAGAAACGCTATCTTGACTGCCATGACTTACCCCCTTTGCTGGATAGCCGAATTTTTTGCACGAAAAAACACCTCAAGACGGTTGCATTAGTGAGGTGCCAATGAGCTCAATATAGCATGTTCGAAAACAGGAGAGAAAAACCGAGAGAGAGAAAGTCAGGTGGTCCTGCCCGCGCGCACAAGTTTTACTAGGTATGGAATGGAAATGAGGGTGCATAGAATTGAGACGACACCCCCGGCGATGAAAGCCATCTTGTAGGATTCGATTGGGGGCGAGCCGCTAGCGAGCATGAAGTGAACAATGGTGCCACCGAGAAGGGGACCAACGAAAAAACCAAGCGAGCCCGCCGAATTGAACGCTCCCATGGCTGTTGAGCGGCTTTCATCCCCTGTGAGATCGGCGACCATGGCGAGGCTCGGCGAGAAATTGAGTGCGCTGATTACACCAAGGACAAGCATCGAGGGAAAGAGCCAAGCAGGATCCAACCACGCCAGCGAGGCGACGAAGAGGGCATACGTTAGCGAGGCGCCTATGAGTAGACCGCTTTTTGACCAGGAGCGGCAGAGTTTTCCGAAGGGGTAGCAAAGGAGACCGAACGGAAAGAGCAGGGTGGACATAAGGAAGCCGAATTGTTTTGGCGACCATCCGAGGGCCTGGACGAGATAGAGGTTGAACGAGGAGATGATGATGCCGACCAGGAGGCGGTCGGCGAAAGTGAAGATGCAGGGAACGAGGAGGGCTTTTTCTTTCTTGAACACGTGCATCAGGTTCGCTAGGTTTCGTCCGCCTTCTTGTTGCTTGACGCGCCGGTCATGCCGCAGGATCCATCCGCTGATGAGAGCGCCGAGAAGGCCAATAATCAGCGCGGCGACAATGGGCCTGTGGATGCCTCCCTTGGAAAGAGCGCCTCCGAGGCCGGCGCCGGTCGCCACTGCAAAAATAATGGCGCCACCTATTGCACCCATGATACCGCCCGCACGCTCTGGCTTACGGTGGGCGAGGGTCAACGCCGCACCCATTACGCCTGTAAGGGCGGCGATGTGAGTGATGCCTTCAAGAAAGCGGACGGTCATAAGCGCCCAGTAGTTCGGTGCCCAATCGAGACTTAATAAAAGTAAGGCGTCCAGCACGAAGGCACCCACCACAATGGGCTGGCGCCTTCCGATGCGATCCACGATCCAGCCCACGGCGGGCGCGGCGAGAATGGCACTCACCATATTGGCGGACAAAAAGGCGTGAGCTGCAAAAGGACCGACCGGGAAACGATCGAGAACGAGCGGCTTCAAGATCGGCACCAGGAGCGTAACGGGAATAACCGCGAGGAATACCAAAAGGCACAGGATGGATAGGGGTGGATCGTAGATGCCGCTTTCCGTGCTCTCGTGTGGTTCGCTCATCGTGATAATTTAAGCTCTGGGCGCGAGGGAGGTGCGATGCATAAAAATTTTAGTGTGCGTCTCCCTCGTGGCCATAGATCTTGTGGCGTGGTCGCCCCTGGAGAATTTCGGCTTTTCCCCAATCGGTCACCCCTTTGAAGGCGTCACTCTGGATGAAAGCCTTGAAAGCATCCTGGGAGTCCCATTCGGAAAGTATGGTGTAGGAACTATGATTTTTAACTTGATGATAAAGGAGGCTCTGGACGTGACCCGGCGAGCCATCAAGTGCGCCCGCCACGGCCTCGAATTTGTCCTCGAATTCAGATTCTTTTCCTTTTATGACTTCATAGTACATACCTACAGTGATCATGGTCTGACCTCATAGTGGTTGCAGAAAATAAAATAAAATTATCTTTCTTGCGGAAGATTATCAGGAAGTGACACTTTTCGAAACTAAAAAATGAGGGTCTGATGACAAGCTGGGCAATTTTCCCATATGCCGGTTTCGAGGAGGGCGAATTTGCTCACTTGTCTATTGGGTGGTCGGAAAGATAAAGTGAAATGGTTGTTATTTGAAGCCCGCCCCGGAGTTAATTTTCTGAGTGAATTATCCGTTTTTGTATTTATTATTTTTTTAATCAATCTTATTGCCTGCCTTTGTGCTCCTATGTCGATGCAGATAGCGTTGTTGTCGGGTTTTTTTTAACAGCCGGAGGATTGTTGTCTTGAGCGGGTCGCTACGGATTTTAATGGTGCTCGATAGTTTTTTCCCCGATAGCCAAGGAGGCGCCGAGCGAGTGGTGGACGGCTGGTGCAAGGAACTCGTTGCCATGGGGCATGAGGTTTGTGTCCTGGCGGGTCGGGTTGGGGTCCTCTCGGGCCCGGACGAGGATATGGGCGACTACAAGATTCGGAGGTGGACCTCAAGGCGTCGCTCATTTGCAGATGGATATCTTTCCGCTGTCGCTGCCTGCGCAGGCGAGGCCCGAAAGCTGGCTCAGGAGTGGCGGCCTGACATCGTTCATTGTCACCAAGGGCTATCGGCTTATTCTGTTTTACGTGCAGGTATCGATGCGCCTGCCGTGTGCACGTTTCATAGTCCTTGGCGGGATGAGTTCCTGGAGGATGCTGGGGCGAAAGAAGATAGTTTGTCCGGCCCGCTGCGTCTTCTTTACCGGTTGGCAACTAAATTAAAGGCGACCTGGATCCACCATATGGAAGGCGACGCTCTTTCTCGATGCCGATCCGTTGCGGTTTTGAGCCACTATAGCCGCGAGCGTCTTGAGGCCGCGCATGGTCTTATGCCCGGGAGCGTGAAGATCATACGTGGCGGAATCGATCTGGAAAATTTTTCGCCCGTGCCCTCTAGCGAACGCGAGAGTCTGCGCCGACGGTTGGGGATTTCCGGATTAACCATATTGAGCGTGAGGCGGCTTGTTCGGCGCATGGGGATTGACCTTCTCTTAAAAGCGATGCTCCAAATATGCTCACGCGTGCCGGATGTTCATCTCATTTTGGTGGGTAAGGGACCCGAGCGTGAAATGCTCGAAGAGATGGCTTCTGAGCTAGGTATCGGCTCTTCGGTGCGGTTCGAGGGATTTGTGTCCGATGAAGCGCTACCTGACTATTACCGGGCGGCGGATCTTTATGCCCTGCCATCGCGCTCGCTTGAGGGCTACGGCATGTCCACCCTCGAGGCTTTGGCCTCGGGCACCCCGGTCATTGGCACCCCGGCCGGGGCTACGCCGGAAATTCTCTTGCCGCTAGAGAAGGGACTCGTTGCCTCCGAAACATCGGCCAATGGAATATCGAAGGCGGCTCTTCCTTGGCTTGTGTTTCCGAGCGCTCTGGCCGAGTTGCGCCCGCGCTGCCGGAGTTATGTTGAGGAAAATTATGGGTGGCCCG
The window above is part of the Nitrospinaceae bacterium genome. Proteins encoded here:
- a CDS encoding NAD(P)-dependent oxidoreductase, producing MAVKIAFLGLGKMGGLMTKHLVAAGYDVTGYDPAARAMSRARKNGAKTAKTPAAAAKGADVVCSSLPTPTAVHDAYLGSGGVLKILRRGTVIFELSTSSVDLARETAGAAKKKGIAFLDAPVSGSIPHLEKKQVSAIVGGDVKALKKHQGVLEAFSKSVTYMGPSGNGLIMKLVTNHILNIHHAGIAEGLAFGMKAGLKAGKMVNFLQGSAVPQLLNYKGPDMAARDYSNVIAPVELSKKDMGLSVEEANNLGVPVPLGVTALQQYVAAIALGFGQADFNAVFEGYLNATGVKPKRKS
- a CDS encoding glycosyltransferase family 4 protein, whose product is MSGSLRILMVLDSFFPDSQGGAERVVDGWCKELVAMGHEVCVLAGRVGVLSGPDEDMGDYKIRRWTSRRRSFADGYLSAVAACAGEARKLAQEWRPDIVHCHQGLSAYSVLRAGIDAPAVCTFHSPWRDEFLEDAGAKEDSLSGPLRLLYRLATKLKATWIHHMEGDALSRCRSVAVLSHYSRERLEAAHGLMPGSVKIIRGGIDLENFSPVPSSERESLRRRLGISGLTILSVRRLVRRMGIDLLLKAMLQICSRVPDVHLILVGKGPEREMLEEMASELGIGSSVRFEGFVSDEALPDYYRAADLYALPSRSLEGYGMSTLEALASGTPVIGTPAGATPEILLPLEKGLVASETSANGISKAALPWLVFPSALAELRPRCRSYVEENYGWPEASRSLEAFYLQVLSDEKGQG
- a CDS encoding NAD(P)-dependent oxidoreductase — translated: MAKKVAYLGLGNMGGAMAANLAKAGFEVHGYDPSPESRARAEKAGIKIFATAAEAASGVDVICSSVPETSHVEAAYLGETGALSSAPEGAVCFDFSTITVEGSQGVANEAQKQGIHFLDTPVSGSVPHAKAGTLAIIAGGDKTALDAHRDVLDAIGEAVHHFGPNGAGLQMKLVTNQIFAIHISAIAEALTLGTKSGLDPEAMVDFLKASVIPKILDYKASPMIAKDYSPTFTVNLMLKDLRMIAAMAEENKVPTPLCTMARQIYMGAAALGHGDLDQNAILEYFETSSGMSEA
- a CDS encoding antibiotic biosynthesis monooxygenase; this encodes MITVGMYYEVIKGKESEFEDKFEAVAGALDGSPGHVQSLLYHQVKNHSSYTILSEWDSQDAFKAFIQSDAFKGVTDWGKAEILQGRPRHKIYGHEGDAH
- a CDS encoding MFS transporter, whose product is MSEPHESTESGIYDPPLSILCLLVFLAVIPVTLLVPILKPLVLDRFPVGPFAAHAFLSANMVSAILAAPAVGWIVDRIGRRQPIVVGAFVLDALLLLSLDWAPNYWALMTVRFLEGITHIAALTGVMGAALTLAHRKPERAGGIMGAIGGAIIFAVATGAGLGGALSKGGIHRPIVAALIIGLLGALISGWILRHDRRVKQQEGGRNLANLMHVFKKEKALLVPCIFTFADRLLVGIIISSFNLYLVQALGWSPKQFGFLMSTLLFPFGLLCYPFGKLCRSWSKSGLLIGASLTYALFVASLAWLDPAWLFPSMLVLGVISALNFSPSLAMVADLTGDESRSTAMGAFNSAGSLGFFVGPLLGGTIVHFMLASGSPPIESYKMAFIAGGVVSILCTLISIPYLVKLVRAGRTT